In Pseudomonadota bacterium, the following are encoded in one genomic region:
- a CDS encoding amino acid ABC transporter permease encodes MGYQYDFGVVLKSAWFEAVLMTLTYAVGTVVGGLLIGVLCGVALLLPYRWITIPINVYVQFFRCTPLLIQIVWFFYALPIVINFNLPAWAAAGLGLTLYMGSFCAEIFRAGVMSIDKGQWQAARALGMTYLQLMRRIILPQATRRMVPPFVNQSVLQLKNTSLLYVVAVPDIMYVSSQITSSTYRPLEVYTFAAILYFLLLYPMTQLARRLETRVDG; translated from the coding sequence ATGGGTTACCAATATGATTTCGGCGTAGTCCTCAAATCGGCTTGGTTCGAGGCCGTGCTGATGACGCTCACCTACGCCGTCGGCACGGTCGTCGGCGGCCTCCTCATCGGCGTTCTCTGCGGCGTCGCACTGCTGCTGCCTTATCGCTGGATCACCATTCCGATCAACGTCTACGTCCAGTTCTTCCGCTGCACCCCGCTCCTGATCCAGATCGTGTGGTTCTTCTACGCGCTCCCCATCGTCATCAATTTCAATCTGCCGGCGTGGGCGGCGGCGGGGCTCGGGCTGACACTCTACATGGGGTCGTTCTGCGCCGAGATCTTCCGGGCCGGCGTCATGTCGATCGACAAGGGACAGTGGCAGGCGGCGCGCGCGCTGGGCATGACCTATCTGCAGCTGATGCGCCGCATCATCCTGCCGCAAGCGACGCGGCGGATGGTGCCGCCCTTCGTCAACCAGTCGGTGCTGCAGCTGAAGAACACCTCCCTTCTCTACGTCGTCGCGGTCCCCGACATCATGTATGTGAGCTCGCAGATCACGTCCAGCACCTACCGGCCGCTCGAAGTCTATACATTCGCCGCGATTCTCTATTTCCTGCTCTTGTACCCGATGACCCAGTTGGCGCGCCGGCTCGAAACCCGTGTCGACGGCTGA
- a CDS encoding transporter substrate-binding domain-containing protein, whose translation MKVMVMLGAALGLAAAASMSGPANAQTKNLWNKISESGTLTCGAMAAVPMNSWKVDGPVRYEGYSIGFCRELVKELTKAMGKPIKLDFYETTFANVVLDLQSGKIDLWAGMSATEERKKALDMTGPLYDLAHCVVQRKGMGALKTWEDYSKPEIKISSATGTSDEKALQEMAPKAANMSFKDNAAAILAVQSGRADGYVTNVLSCLRILKESPTVFGEIVVPTPVRSLPSAGGVRKDGDGRFFKFVDEWAARSRADGTVKAVMTEAIIKNGLDPTQLPAGFSF comes from the coding sequence ATGAAGGTGATGGTGATGCTCGGCGCTGCTCTCGGATTGGCCGCCGCGGCTTCGATGAGCGGTCCGGCGAACGCCCAGACCAAGAACCTTTGGAACAAGATCTCGGAGAGCGGGACGCTCACCTGCGGGGCCATGGCCGCGGTTCCGATGAATTCATGGAAGGTCGACGGTCCGGTCCGGTACGAAGGCTATTCGATCGGATTCTGCCGTGAGCTGGTCAAAGAGCTCACCAAGGCGATGGGCAAGCCGATCAAGCTCGACTTCTACGAGACGACCTTTGCCAACGTGGTACTCGATCTGCAGTCGGGAAAGATCGATCTCTGGGCCGGCATGAGCGCCACTGAAGAGCGCAAGAAGGCGCTCGACATGACGGGCCCGCTATACGACCTCGCGCACTGCGTCGTGCAGCGCAAGGGCATGGGCGCCTTGAAGACCTGGGAGGATTACAGCAAGCCCGAGATCAAGATCTCCTCGGCCACCGGCACCAGCGACGAGAAAGCGCTTCAGGAGATGGCGCCGAAGGCCGCCAACATGTCTTTCAAGGACAACGCCGCCGCCATCCTCGCGGTGCAGTCGGGCCGTGCCGATGGCTACGTCACCAACGTGCTGTCCTGCCTCAGGATCCTCAAGGAAAGCCCGACCGTGTTCGGGGAAATCGTGGTGCCGACGCCGGTCCGCAGCCTGCCTTCGGCCGGCGGCGTGCGCAAGGATGGCGACGGCCGGTTCTTCAAATTCGTCGACGAATGGGCCGCGCGGTCGCGCGCCGATGGCACGGTGAAGGCCGTCATGACCGAAGCCATCATCAAGAACGGCCTCGACCCGACTCAGTTGCCGGCTGGGTTTAGCTTCTAG
- a CDS encoding homocysteine S-methyltransferase family protein, with the protein MGAQIVGGCCATTPEHIAAFRAVVPRSAP; encoded by the coding sequence ATGGGTGCCCAGATCGTCGGTGGCTGCTGTGCGACGACGCCCGAGCATATCGCAGCATTTCGCGCCGTGGTTCCAAGGAGCGCGCCGTGA